From Fibrobacter sp. UWB5, the proteins below share one genomic window:
- a CDS encoding aconitate hydratase, producing MLFNFDMIQGVYARIPARVEAARKQLGRPLTLAEKIIYSHLIDGAENRTYERGKDFAEFHPDRVAMQDATAQMALLQFTTAGKARVAVPSSVHCDHLIIAREGVEKDLPRAKEESKEVYDFLQSVSAKYGIDCWLPGAGIIHQVVLENYAFPGGMMIGTDSHTVNAGGLGMLAIGVGGADAVDAMVGLPWELKYPKMIGVKLTGKLQGFATAKDIILKLAGILTVKGGTNAIIEYFGEGARSLSATGKATIANMGAEVGATCSTFSYDDSMSRYLKVTGRADVAAAADKIAEHLKADPEVEANPEKYFDRVVEIDLNTLVPHFNGPFSPDRAYAVTDMAESLKATETKPESTPIVSAALIGSCTNSSYEDLFMAANMIKQALAKGLSPKCPLLINPGSEQVRYTAERDGLIDLFKQFGATIMTNACGPCIGRWDRAGADKKELNTIVHSFNRNFAKRADGNPNTHAFVASPLMAVIAALSGDIRFNPMTDTLVNNEGKAVKLDPPEQCELPPKGFEVKDAGYQAPAVDGSKITVSINPESKRLQALAPFAAWDGKDIAGAPLLIKAKGKCTTDHISMAGPWLNYRGHLENISNNMLIGAVNAFNGETNKVLCQCGEYKEVPELAKIYKAKGTGSIVIGDENYGEGSSREHAAMEPRFLGVKAVIVKSFARIHETNLKKQGMLALTFKNAADYDKIQEQDVFDIVGLTKFAPGSEFTLVAHHKDGSVDNIALSHTYNEQQWAWFKAGSALNLIRANNK from the coding sequence ATGCTTTTCAATTTCGACATGATCCAGGGCGTGTATGCCCGCATTCCTGCCCGCGTTGAAGCTGCCCGCAAGCAGCTGGGCCGTCCGCTCACCCTCGCCGAAAAGATTATCTACAGCCACCTGATCGATGGCGCCGAGAACAGGACTTACGAACGCGGCAAGGATTTTGCCGAATTTCACCCTGACCGCGTGGCCATGCAGGACGCAACCGCCCAGATGGCCCTTTTGCAGTTCACCACCGCCGGTAAGGCCCGCGTGGCAGTGCCCAGCTCCGTGCACTGCGACCACCTGATTATCGCCCGCGAAGGTGTCGAAAAGGACTTGCCCCGCGCCAAAGAAGAAAGCAAGGAAGTTTACGATTTCCTCCAGTCCGTGTCTGCCAAGTACGGCATTGACTGCTGGCTCCCGGGTGCAGGCATCATCCACCAGGTGGTGCTCGAAAACTACGCCTTCCCGGGCGGAATGATGATCGGTACCGACTCCCACACGGTGAACGCCGGCGGTCTCGGCATGCTCGCGATCGGCGTGGGCGGTGCAGACGCCGTGGACGCCATGGTCGGCCTCCCCTGGGAACTCAAGTACCCGAAGATGATCGGCGTGAAGCTCACCGGCAAGCTCCAGGGCTTCGCTACCGCCAAGGACATCATCCTCAAGCTCGCAGGCATCCTCACCGTTAAGGGTGGCACCAACGCCATTATCGAATACTTCGGCGAAGGCGCACGCAGCCTCTCCGCCACCGGCAAGGCAACGATTGCCAACATGGGTGCCGAAGTGGGCGCTACCTGCTCCACCTTCAGCTACGACGATTCCATGAGCCGCTACCTCAAGGTGACCGGCCGCGCCGACGTTGCCGCCGCCGCCGACAAGATTGCAGAACACCTCAAGGCCGACCCCGAAGTCGAAGCCAACCCGGAAAAGTACTTTGACCGCGTCGTCGAAATCGACTTGAACACGCTCGTGCCGCACTTCAACGGCCCGTTCAGCCCGGACCGCGCCTACGCCGTGACCGACATGGCCGAAAGCCTCAAGGCCACCGAAACCAAGCCGGAATCTACGCCGATCGTAAGCGCCGCCCTCATCGGTAGCTGCACGAACTCCAGCTACGAAGACCTCTTCATGGCCGCGAACATGATCAAGCAGGCTCTCGCTAAGGGTCTTTCCCCGAAGTGCCCGCTTCTCATCAACCCGGGTTCCGAACAGGTGCGCTACACCGCCGAACGCGACGGTCTCATCGACCTGTTCAAGCAGTTCGGTGCAACCATCATGACGAACGCCTGCGGTCCTTGCATTGGCCGCTGGGACCGTGCCGGCGCCGACAAGAAGGAACTCAACACCATCGTTCACAGCTTTAACCGCAACTTCGCAAAGCGCGCCGACGGCAACCCGAACACGCATGCATTCGTCGCCTCCCCGCTCATGGCCGTGATTGCAGCCCTCAGCGGCGACATCCGCTTCAACCCGATGACCGACACCCTCGTGAACAACGAAGGTAAAGCAGTCAAGCTCGACCCGCCGGAACAGTGCGAACTCCCGCCGAAGGGCTTCGAAGTCAAGGATGCCGGCTACCAGGCTCCTGCGGTCGACGGTTCCAAGATTACCGTTTCCATCAACCCTGAAAGCAAGCGTTTGCAGGCTCTCGCCCCGTTCGCGGCTTGGGACGGCAAGGACATCGCCGGGGCCCCGCTCCTCATCAAGGCCAAGGGCAAGTGCACCACCGACCATATCTCCATGGCCGGTCCGTGGCTCAACTACCGCGGTCACCTCGAAAACATTTCGAACAACATGCTCATCGGCGCCGTGAACGCCTTCAACGGCGAAACGAACAAGGTCCTCTGCCAGTGCGGTGAATACAAGGAAGTCCCGGAACTCGCCAAGATTTACAAGGCCAAGGGCACGGGCTCCATCGTGATCGGTGACGAAAACTACGGCGAAGGCTCTAGCCGCGAACACGCCGCCATGGAACCGCGCTTCCTCGGCGTGAAGGCCGTGATCGTGAAGAGCTTCGCCCGCATTCACGAGACGAACCTCAAGAAGCAGGGCATGCTCGCCCTCACCTTCAAGAACGCCGCCGACTACGACAAGATCCAGGAACAGGACGTATTCGACATCGTCGGTCTCACCAAGTTCGCTCCGGGTTCCGAGTTCACGCTCGTCGCCCACCACAAGGATGGCTCGGTCGATAATATCGCCCTCAGCCACACCTACAACGAACAGCAGTGGGCATGGTTCAAGGCTGGCTCCGCCCTCAACTTGATCCGCGCGAACAACAAGTAA